The following proteins are co-located in the Pseudomonas fluorescens genome:
- a CDS encoding sialidase family protein translates to MRSALLICSLLGVFIAAWLSHPPHVLAPFAQASPNTSKVATAPQYSSRFVSSQLTDFVHSSSVTALPGGDLMAVWFAGSREGAADVQVRTARFDARSGEWGAEQVLATRESTRDGTQRYIRKLGNPVIALGPDKRLWMFYVSVSVGGWATSAINVMVSEDLGANWSAPRQLVTSPFFNISTLVRAAPVFHADGSIGLPVYHEFMGKFAEYLYLSADGAVIDKFRISRGKHSLQPTIVPQDGQRAVAMLRYAGETHHRVLASRTEDAGQTWSEPYPLEPANPNSSLAAVATEDDGLLVALNDLQDGRFKLSLYGTDAQLSQWRTVVELDQSPDPLGQPFSPEAYKAIIGEGFRASSGAKRLPLEQRFLSNLDYRVCKPRGCDFEYEYPYFSRSPDGMYHLVYSWNNTFIKHVSFNEAWLAERL, encoded by the coding sequence ATGCGCTCCGCCCTACTGATCTGCAGCCTGCTAGGGGTATTTATTGCCGCCTGGCTCAGCCATCCGCCGCACGTGCTCGCGCCGTTTGCCCAGGCGAGCCCGAACACCTCTAAAGTCGCGACGGCGCCGCAATACTCCAGCCGCTTTGTGTCTTCGCAACTCACTGACTTTGTGCACTCGTCCTCGGTCACCGCCCTACCCGGTGGCGACTTGATGGCCGTGTGGTTTGCAGGCAGCCGCGAAGGCGCCGCCGATGTGCAGGTGCGCACCGCACGGTTTGATGCACGCAGCGGCGAATGGGGCGCCGAGCAGGTGCTGGCCACACGTGAAAGTACCCGCGACGGCACCCAGCGTTACATTCGTAAACTGGGCAACCCGGTGATTGCGCTGGGGCCGGATAAACGCCTGTGGATGTTTTACGTGTCAGTGTCGGTCGGCGGCTGGGCCACCAGTGCGATCAACGTGATGGTCTCCGAGGACCTCGGCGCAAACTGGTCGGCACCTCGGCAATTGGTGACGTCGCCGTTTTTCAACATCAGCACACTGGTGCGCGCCGCACCGGTGTTTCACGCCGACGGCTCGATCGGCCTGCCGGTGTATCACGAGTTCATGGGCAAGTTCGCCGAGTACCTCTACTTGAGCGCGGACGGTGCGGTGATCGACAAATTCCGCATCAGCCGCGGCAAGCATTCCTTGCAACCGACCATCGTGCCGCAGGATGGCCAGCGCGCCGTGGCGATGTTGCGTTACGCCGGCGAAACCCATCACCGCGTGCTCGCCAGCCGCACCGAGGACGCCGGGCAAACCTGGAGCGAGCCGTACCCGCTGGAACCGGCCAACCCCAACTCATCGCTGGCGGCCGTGGCCACTGAAGACGACGGTTTGCTGGTCGCCCTCAACGACCTGCAGGACGGCCGCTTCAAGCTCAGCCTATATGGCACCGACGCCCAACTGAGCCAGTGGCGCACAGTGGTGGAACTGGACCAATCACCCGACCCGCTGGGCCAACCGTTTTCCCCCGAGGCTTATAAAGCGATCATCGGCGAAGGCTTCCGCGCGTCCAGCGGCGCCAAACGCCTGCCGCTGGAACAACGTTTTCTGAGCAATCTGGATTACCGCGTGTGCAAACCCCGTGGCTGCGATTTCGAATACGAGTACCCGTATTTCAGCCGCAGCCCGGACGGCATGTATCACCTGGTGTACTCGTGGAATAACACCTTTATCAAACATGTCAGCTTCAACGAAGCCTGGCTGGCGGAGCGTCTGTGA
- a CDS encoding LTA synthase family protein: MGVLQSRRLRYGVGAIGLIFVLLAALRLVFLISFSGLALNTPALPETLGIGLRFDLRLAVLVLLPLALLAWFPRWNLTTLPALRWLARGYLVVALAVVGLVYIIDFGHYAYLGVRINATVLRYLQDAQISQQMVWETYPVLWITACWLAAVAVWVWALVCLERLTLDGERKPIGTLTLASVSVVGVIAVLLALLGRVNNLNLENPVPLRWSDAFFSGNSQVAAVGLNPVLFLYDTLKVGQSQFDAAQVRQHYPQVAQYLGVEQPDPEQLNFIREQAVQPYRLPGERPPNVIFVMLESLGTSAVGAYGNPLNPTPNLDTLATQSWFFKHFYVPVTGTAKTVWASISGVPDVTRQETATRNPLITRQHTLINAFEGYQKFYMIGGNAGWANINALIRQSIDGVQLFDESHWRSPRVDVWGISDLDLFKEGDQLLRAVPKDQPFFAYLQTSGNHRPFTIPKQNDGFQLNNVTLEQAQAAGSRSVEQYNAVRLLDYNIGRLMEIAKAGGWYDNSIFVFFGDHNTRISQIPHMAPAFEQLGLESNNVPLLIHAPGLQPRVIDEAVGLADLLPTVAGMAGIPFRNGAMGRDIQQPAPEGERVVPLVLHEGTFPIIGGVTKDFLLQMQHDGSSPTLHDLASQTPREDVAEQHPEEFQRLQGLTRGLHESARLMLFRNVRE; this comes from the coding sequence ATGGGTGTGTTGCAATCACGCCGCCTGCGCTACGGCGTGGGCGCGATCGGCTTGATATTTGTGTTGCTGGCCGCTTTGCGGCTGGTGTTTTTAATCAGCTTTTCCGGCCTTGCGCTGAACACCCCGGCGCTGCCGGAAACCCTGGGCATCGGCCTGCGCTTCGACCTGCGTCTGGCGGTGTTGGTCCTGTTGCCGCTGGCGCTGCTGGCCTGGTTCCCACGCTGGAACCTCACCACCCTGCCCGCCCTGCGCTGGTTGGCGCGCGGCTATCTGGTGGTGGCATTGGCCGTGGTCGGCCTGGTGTACATCATCGACTTCGGGCATTACGCCTACCTCGGTGTGCGTATCAACGCGACCGTGTTGCGCTACCTGCAAGACGCACAGATTTCTCAACAGATGGTGTGGGAAACCTACCCGGTGCTGTGGATAACCGCGTGTTGGCTGGCGGCGGTGGCCGTGTGGGTCTGGGCGTTGGTGTGCCTGGAACGATTGACCCTGGATGGCGAGCGCAAACCCATCGGCACACTCACGCTGGCGTCGGTCTCGGTGGTTGGCGTCATTGCCGTGCTGCTCGCCCTGCTCGGCCGCGTGAACAATCTCAACCTGGAAAACCCGGTGCCGCTGCGCTGGAGCGATGCGTTCTTTTCCGGCAATAGCCAAGTCGCCGCCGTGGGCCTGAACCCGGTGCTGTTCTTGTACGACACACTCAAGGTCGGCCAATCGCAATTCGATGCCGCCCAGGTGCGTCAGCATTACCCGCAAGTGGCCCAGTACCTGGGGGTCGAGCAACCCGATCCCGAGCAACTGAATTTCATCCGCGAGCAAGCCGTGCAACCCTATCGACTGCCAGGCGAGCGCCCGCCCAACGTGATCTTCGTGATGCTTGAGTCGCTCGGCACCAGCGCCGTCGGCGCCTACGGCAACCCGCTGAACCCCACGCCGAACCTCGACACACTGGCGACGCAAAGCTGGTTCTTCAAACACTTCTACGTGCCCGTCACCGGCACTGCCAAAACCGTGTGGGCAAGCATCTCCGGCGTGCCGGACGTCACCCGCCAGGAGACGGCCACACGCAACCCGCTGATCACCCGGCAACACACGCTGATCAACGCCTTCGAGGGCTACCAGAAGTTCTACATGATCGGCGGCAACGCCGGTTGGGCGAATATCAATGCGTTGATTCGCCAGAGCATCGACGGCGTGCAGCTGTTTGACGAAAGCCACTGGCGCTCGCCACGGGTGGACGTGTGGGGCATCTCCGACCTGGACCTGTTCAAGGAGGGCGACCAACTGCTGCGTGCGGTGCCAAAAGACCAACCGTTCTTCGCCTACCTGCAAACCTCCGGCAACCACCGCCCCTTTACCATCCCCAAGCAAAACGATGGCTTCCAACTCAATAACGTGACGCTGGAGCAAGCCCAGGCCGCCGGTTCACGCAGCGTCGAGCAATACAACGCGGTGCGCCTGCTGGATTACAACATCGGCCGCCTGATGGAAATCGCCAAGGCCGGCGGCTGGTACGACAACAGCATTTTTGTGTTTTTCGGCGACCACAACACGCGCATCAGCCAGATCCCGCACATGGCGCCCGCCTTCGAGCAACTGGGCCTGGAAAGCAACAATGTGCCGCTGCTGATCCACGCCCCGGGCCTGCAACCTCGGGTGATCGACGAAGCCGTGGGCCTGGCGGATTTGCTGCCGACGGTGGCGGGCATGGCGGGCATACCGTTTCGCAACGGCGCGATGGGCCGGGACATCCAGCAGCCAGCGCCGGAAGGTGAGCGCGTGGTGCCGCTGGTGTTGCATGAGGGCACCTTCCCGATTATCGGTGGCGTGACCAAGGACTTCCTGCTGCAGATGCAACATGACGGCAGCTCGCCGACCCTGCATGACCTGGCCTCGCAAACGCCTCGGGAGGATGTGGCCGAACAGCACCCTGAAGAGTTTCAACGCTTACAGGGCTTGACGCGCGGGCTGCATGAGAGCGCTCGGCTGATGCTGTTCAGGAATGTGCGCGAGTGA
- a CDS encoding c-type cytochrome: MKYALLTLALILNAGPACAAGDAEAGGKLFAKTCGGCHSIGEGARGGFGPELNGIIGRPAGTTTDYQYSDAMKNSGVVWTRDKLAAYIEAPKKVVSGTRMIFWGISDPEKIENILQYLETFQPK; encoded by the coding sequence ATGAAGTACGCCCTGTTGACCCTCGCCCTGATCCTCAACGCCGGCCCGGCCTGTGCGGCGGGCGATGCCGAGGCGGGCGGCAAGCTCTTCGCCAAGACCTGCGGCGGTTGCCACAGCATCGGCGAAGGCGCACGCGGCGGTTTTGGGCCTGAGCTTAACGGCATCATCGGCCGCCCCGCCGGCACCACCACTGACTATCAGTACTCCGACGCGATGAAAAATTCCGGTGTGGTCTGGACCCGCGACAAACTCGCCGCCTACATCGAGGCGCCGAAGAAGGTGGTCAGCGGCACACGCATGATCTTCTGGGGCATCAGCGATCCGGAAAAAATTGAAAACATCCTCCAATACCTGGAAACCTTCCAGCCCAAGTAA
- a CDS encoding response regulator, translating to MAQPSILVLEDDEIIRSLMVDVLEDFGAHVTSFPSADEGMIYLERGDDPVDLIVSDIQMPGLLNGYDLSKVVAHRWPSVPVVLTSGNTRLAAQLGGSVRFLPKPWSTEHLVECVRNALTQQGASLH from the coding sequence ATGGCTCAGCCATCGATTTTAGTGCTGGAAGACGACGAGATCATTCGCTCGTTAATGGTGGACGTACTGGAAGACTTCGGGGCTCATGTCACTTCTTTCCCGTCGGCGGATGAGGGGATGATTTACCTGGAGCGCGGCGACGACCCGGTTGACCTGATTGTGAGCGATATCCAGATGCCGGGTTTGCTCAACGGCTATGACCTGAGCAAGGTGGTGGCGCATCGCTGGCCATCGGTGCCGGTGGTGCTGACCTCCGGCAATACCAGGTTAGCCGCACAACTGGGCGGTTCTGTGCGTTTTTTGCCCAAGCCGTGGAGTACCGAACATTTGGTGGAGTGCGTGCGAAACGCGCTGACCCAACAGGGCGCCTCCCTGCATTAA
- a CDS encoding biliverdin-producing heme oxygenase, giving the protein MHSQAPDLAAPSLLEALRSGTGVLHVALEKRLPFFSERLDADWYQRLLQAYYGFYAPIEAALYESGLIPDGFDTALRVKTPTLLCDLHALGLTDAAISALPRCRKPPTFDNPAACLGALYVLEGATLGGQVLRREMGKRLSIDADNGGAFLNVYGAETGRRWKDFLDYLGDQPLDAPATQRAVQAACSTFSGFEQWLASQEVLL; this is encoded by the coding sequence ATGCATTCACAGGCCCCTGACCTTGCTGCGCCCTCATTGCTGGAAGCGTTGCGCTCAGGCACTGGTGTGCTGCATGTAGCATTGGAGAAACGCCTGCCGTTTTTCTCCGAACGCCTGGATGCCGACTGGTACCAGCGCTTGCTCCAGGCGTACTACGGTTTTTATGCACCGATCGAAGCGGCGTTGTATGAAAGTGGTTTGATCCCCGATGGTTTCGATACTGCATTGCGTGTGAAAACACCCACCTTGCTGTGTGATCTCCACGCCCTTGGCCTGACTGACGCCGCCATCAGCGCCCTGCCCCGGTGCCGCAAACCGCCAACGTTCGATAACCCCGCAGCCTGCCTCGGCGCACTGTATGTGCTGGAAGGCGCGACCCTGGGCGGCCAGGTATTGCGCCGGGAAATGGGCAAGCGCCTGAGTATTGATGCGGATAACGGCGGTGCGTTTCTCAACGTGTACGGCGCCGAGACCGGTCGGCGCTGGAAAGACTTTCTCGATTACCTGGGAGACCAGCCACTGGACGCGCCAGCGACACAGCGCGCGGTGCAGGCAGCCTGTTCGACATTCAGCGGCTTCGAGCAATGGCTCGCCAGCCAGGAGGTACTGCTATGA
- a CDS encoding ATP-binding protein, which translates to MKPDDFEELLANCADEPIRTPGAIQPHGVLLTLSEPDLHILQVSANVGTLFGHAPESLLGQPLHTLIGAEHAHAVQAMAEDNTFFDAHALHIHFNGVQFEGLLHRHQDVLVLEFEPRLEDFKPRALNGRTSDLGKMLQRLQSAKTLQALYEISVNEIQTITGYDRVLIYRFEEEGHGQVIAEASAPSMELFNGLFFPASDIPEQARELYRTNWLRIIPNAAYEPVPLLPKLRPDTGQPLDLSFATLRSVSPIHCQYMQNMGVLSSMSISLMAGDKLWGLISCGNREPLLVPNELRIACQTIGQVLSLQISAMEALDISRQREEKVEALVRLERAMKASEQNVFDGLAQQPQLLMDLTLSGGVAIIEDKQLHRYGNCPEPEQIRALHKWLQQHGEPVFSSHNLVSVYPPAAEFQQMASGVLAMSLPKPVDNGVLWFRPEVKENINWSGNPNKPLDLENSDAGLRLRPRTSFEIWKVEMAGISTKWSHGDLFAANDLRRSALENDLARQVLREQQAVRARDELVAVVSHDLRNPMTVISMLCGMMQKAFSSEGPHTSRRISSAIDTMQQAAGRMNVLLEDLLDTSKIEAGRYVVKPVALDVSQMFEEAYALLAPLAMEKGIDLAFNAEPGLQINADPERLFQVLSNLIGNAIKFTPRQGNIGISAMSTGEEIVFSVRDSGEGIAPEQLPHVFDRYWTQTENNPTGSGLGLYITQGIVQAHGGRIEAQSELGRGSEFRFTVPKAD; encoded by the coding sequence ATGAAACCCGACGATTTTGAAGAACTGCTTGCCAACTGTGCCGACGAACCCATCCGCACGCCGGGGGCGATTCAGCCACACGGCGTGTTGCTGACACTGTCGGAGCCAGACCTCCATATTCTGCAGGTCAGCGCCAACGTCGGCACCTTGTTCGGCCACGCGCCAGAGTCGCTGTTGGGCCAACCACTGCACACATTGATTGGCGCGGAACACGCCCACGCCGTGCAGGCTATGGCTGAGGACAACACATTTTTCGACGCACACGCGCTGCATATCCACTTCAACGGTGTGCAATTTGAAGGCTTGCTGCATCGCCATCAAGACGTGCTGGTGCTGGAATTCGAACCGCGCCTCGAAGACTTCAAGCCCCGTGCCCTGAATGGCCGCACGAGTGACTTGGGCAAAATGCTGCAACGCCTGCAGTCGGCGAAAACCCTGCAAGCGCTGTACGAAATCAGCGTGAATGAAATCCAAACCATCACCGGTTATGACCGGGTACTGATCTACCGCTTCGAAGAAGAAGGCCATGGCCAGGTCATCGCTGAAGCGTCGGCGCCGTCCATGGAGCTGTTCAACGGCCTGTTCTTCCCCGCATCCGACATCCCCGAGCAGGCCCGCGAGCTGTACCGCACCAACTGGCTGCGCATCATCCCGAATGCCGCCTACGAGCCGGTGCCGCTGCTGCCCAAACTGCGCCCGGACACCGGCCAGCCGCTGGATTTGAGCTTTGCGACGCTGCGCAGCGTGTCGCCGATTCACTGCCAGTACATGCAAAACATGGGTGTGTTGTCGTCCATGAGCATCTCGTTGATGGCGGGCGACAAGCTCTGGGGCCTGATCAGTTGTGGTAACCGCGAGCCATTGCTGGTGCCCAATGAACTGCGTATCGCCTGCCAGACCATCGGCCAGGTGCTGTCGCTGCAGATCAGCGCCATGGAGGCCCTGGACATCAGCCGTCAACGCGAAGAAAAAGTCGAGGCACTGGTGCGGCTTGAGCGGGCGATGAAGGCCTCTGAGCAAAACGTCTTCGATGGCCTGGCCCAGCAGCCGCAATTGCTGATGGACCTGACCCTGTCGGGCGGCGTGGCAATCATCGAAGACAAGCAACTGCATCGTTACGGCAACTGCCCGGAGCCGGAGCAGATTCGCGCGCTACACAAGTGGCTGCAACAGCACGGCGAGCCGGTCTTTTCCAGCCACAACCTGGTGTCGGTGTATCCGCCCGCCGCCGAGTTTCAGCAAATGGCCAGTGGCGTGCTGGCCATGAGCTTGCCCAAGCCTGTGGATAACGGTGTGCTGTGGTTTCGCCCGGAAGTGAAGGAGAACATCAACTGGAGCGGCAACCCGAACAAACCGCTGGACCTGGAAAACTCCGACGCCGGTTTGCGACTGCGCCCTCGCACTTCGTTTGAAATCTGGAAAGTTGAAATGGCCGGTATCTCCACCAAGTGGAGCCACGGCGACCTGTTCGCGGCCAACGACCTGCGCCGTTCGGCCCTGGAAAACGACCTCGCGCGCCAAGTGTTGCGCGAGCAACAGGCGGTGCGCGCGCGTGATGAACTGGTGGCGGTGGTGTCCCACGATTTGCGCAACCCGATGACGGTCATCTCGATGCTCTGCGGCATGATGCAAAAGGCCTTCAGCTCCGAAGGCCCGCACACGTCGCGGCGGATTTCTTCGGCCATCGACACCATGCAACAGGCCGCCGGGCGTATGAATGTGCTGCTGGAGGACCTGCTCGACACCTCGAAAATCGAAGCCGGGCGTTACGTAGTCAAGCCCGTGGCGCTGGATGTCAGCCAGATGTTCGAGGAGGCCTACGCCCTGCTCGCGCCATTGGCGATGGAGAAAGGCATCGACCTGGCATTCAACGCGGAACCCGGCCTGCAGATCAATGCCGACCCGGAGCGCCTGTTCCAGGTGCTGTCGAACCTGATCGGCAATGCCATCAAGTTCACCCCGCGGCAGGGCAACATTGGCATCAGCGCCATGAGCACCGGCGAAGAAATCGTGTTTTCGGTGCGCGACTCCGGCGAAGGCATTGCGCCTGAACAGTTGCCGCATGTGTTTGACCGTTATTGGACCCAGACCGAAAACAACCCCACGGGCAGCGGGTTGGGGCTGTACATCACGCAGGGCATCGTTCAAGCGCACGGGGGGCGAATCGAAGCTCAAAGTGAGTTGGGGCGCGGCAGTGAGTTCAGGTTTACCGTGCCCAAGGCGGACTGA